The genomic window CTGGCGTAGTGTTCGAGGGTGCCGACCATGGCCCAGCCCGCCTCGTCGGGGTGGCAGTTGAAATGGTCGTCGCTGAGCGCCTGCAGGCGGGCGAGCATCTCGTCGATCTCGGTCTTCTTGCCGATGAAGGCGGCGAGTGCGTTCGACCGGTTCCTCGAACCGGTGGCGGAACCGGTCTCACCCTTGTTTCGGCGCGCCTTCTCGGCGCGGAGTTCGTGGCGCGGGGTGGTGATCGGGTTCAGGCGGGTGGTCATCGTTGTGGCTCCTTGGTGAGTTGCATCGTCCTCCTGAAAGGACGTTCGCTCCGGTCGCGACGCTTATCAACTCGATAAGCACCTGATCTTGAATGATAATCGGAGCCATCGATGCAGGGCATGAGCGAGCGCCAGTACGCCGCCCATGTCGGGCTGTCGCGCGGCGCGATCCAGAAGGCGAAGACGGCCGAGCGGCTGGTGCTCTATCCGGACGGCAGCATCAACGCGGCGGCCAGCGACGCGAGGCGGGCGGAAACGACCGACCCGTCCAAGACCCGCAAGCCGCCCGCGCCGAAGCTGAAGCCCGTTCCCGAGGCCGCCGTCGCCGCCGTCGGCGACACGCTGCGCGAACAGGGGCTGGCGGTGCCGGCGGTCGGCGGCGGCACGACCTTCCTGCAGGCGAAGACCGCGAACGAGGTGCTGAAGGCGCAGGAGCGGCGCATCCGGCTCCAGAAGCTGAAGGGGGAGTTGATCGAGAGGGCCCGCGCGCTGGCGCTGGTGTTCCGCCTGGCGCGGGAGGAACGGGACGCGTGGGTGAACTGCCCGCGCGCGCGACGGCGCTGATGGCGGCTGAGCTCTCGGCCTCGTGCCGCGACGCGACGGGCCAGCAGATCACCGTGGAGCCAGCCGCGATGCAGAAGGTGCTGGAGAAACATGTACGCGCCCACCTCGACGAACTCGCCGAGGTCCGGCCCGACTTCCGGTGACGATGACGCACCGACGGACTTCGACGGCGCGGGCGAGATCCTGCGCGCCTGGGGCAACGGGCTGCGGCCCGACCCGGACCTGACCGTCTCGGAATGGGCCGACCGGCACCGGATGCTCTCGGGCCGCGCCTCGGCCGAACCGGGGCGGTATCGCACGGTGCGCACGCCCTACATGCGCGAGATCATGGACCGGCTGTCGCCCGGCGATCCCACGCAGCGGATCGTGTTCATGAAGGCCGCGCAGGTCGGCGCGACCGAGGCCGGGAACAACTGGATCGGCTTCGCGATCCACCAGGCGCCGGGACCGATGCTGGCGGTCCAGCCGACGGTGGAGCTGGCCAAACGGAACTCGCGGCAGCGAATCGACCCGCTGATCGAAGAGAGCCCCGACCTGCGGGAGCGGGTGAAGCCCGCACGGTCCCGCGACGCGGGCAACACGATGCTGTCCAAGGAATTCGCAGGCGGCATCCTGATCATGACGGGGGCCAACTCGGCGGTCGGGCTTCGGTCCACCCCGGCGCGCTACATCTTTCTCGACGAGGTCGACGCCTACCCGGCCTCGGCCGACGAGGAAGGCGACCCGGTCACGTTGGCGGAAGCGCGGTCGCTGACCTTCGCCCACCGGCGCAAGGTGCTGCTGGTTTCGACTCCCACCATCCGGGGGCTGTCGCGCATCGAGCGGGAGTACGAGGCGTCCGACCAGCGCCGGTTCTTCGTGCCGTGCCCGCATTGCGGCGCGATGCAATGGTTGAAGTTCGACCGGCTGCGCTGGCAGAAGGGCCGCCCGGAGACGGCGGAATATCACTGCGAGGGCTGCGAGACGCCCATCGCGGAACACCACAAGACGGCCATGCTGGAGAGCGGCGAATGGCGGGCGACCGCCACGGCCGCCAATCCGACGACGGTCGGGTATCACCTCTCGGCGCTTTATTCGCCGATCGGCTGGCTGAGTTGGGAGCGGATCGTGCGATCATGGGAAGCGGCCCAAGGGTCGGACGAGGCGATCAAGGCGTTCCGCAACACGATCCTCGGCGAGACATGGGTCGAGACCGGGGAAGCCCCCGACTGGCAGCGGCTTTACGACCGGCGCGAGCGCTGGACATCCGGCACCGTGCCTGCGGGCGGGCTGTTCCTGACCGCCGGGGCCGATGTGCAGAAGGATCGGATCGAGGTCGATATCTGGGCCTGGGGCCGCAGGCTGGAAAGCTGGCTCGTCGATCATGTCGTGATCGAGGGCGGGCCGGACCGGCACGATGCGTGGTCGGAACTGACCGCGCTACTGGACAAGTCCTGGCCGCACGAACGCGGCGCGCATCTCAGGATCGCGCGGCTGGCGATCGACACGGGATACGAGGCCACAGCGGTCTATTCCTGGTCGCGGGCGCAAGGCTTCGCGCAGGTCTCGCCGGTGAAAGGCGTCGAGGGGTTCAACCGCTCGAGCCCGGTGTCGGGGCCGACCTTCGTCGACGCAACCGGGGGCGGGAAACGCCTCCGGCGCGGGGCGCGGCTCTGGACCGTGGCGGTCTCGACGTTCAAGGCAGAGACCTACCGCTTTTTGCGGCTGGAACGGCCGACTGAAGAAGAGCGCGCCGAGGGCGCGGGCTTTGCGCCCGGCACGATCCATCTGCCGACATGGGTCGAAAGCGAGTGGCTGAAGCAGGTCGTGGCCGAGCAACTGGTGACCGTCCGCACGAAACGCGGCTTCGCGCGGCTGGAATGGCAGAAGCTGGGCGAACGCAACGAGGCGCTGGATTGCCGCGTCTATGCCCGCGCCGCCGCCTGGATCGCGGGCGCGGACCGCTGGACTGAGGAGAAATGGCGCGATCTCGAGGATCAGCTCGGGGCCGCGCCTTACGGTGACACCGATCCGGCCGGGCAAATTCACCGGCGTGGACAAGCCCCGCAGGGCAAGCGCCGCTCCGACTGGCTCGGGCGGCGAGAGGGATGGTTTTGAACATGACCGACTGGACGCAAACCGAGCTCTCGGCGCTGCGCCGGGCCTATGCCAGCGGCACGACCCGGGTCAGCTATGACGGCAAGTCAGTCGACTACGGCTCGGCCGAAGACCTGCTGGCCCGCATCCGGACCATCGAGCGCGCCATTGCGGGCACCACCCGGCCGTTGCCGGTCGCCGGGTTCGCGGGCTTCTCGCGCGGGGATCGCTGATGTCGACAAATTGGTTCGACAGGGCCATTGCCTCCGTTGCACCTCGGGCCGCCGCCAAGCGCGTGCTGGCCCGCCAGGCCTTCGAGACCCTGACGCGCGGCTATGACGGGGCCGCGAAAGGGCGACGGACGGACGGTTGGCGGGCGCCAGGATCCTCCGCCGATACCGAGATCGGGGTGGCCGGGGCGCTCTTGCGCGACCGGATGCGGGATCTGGTGCGCAACAACCCGCATGCGGCGAAAGCCGTCGCGGTGCTGGTCAACAACATCATCGGCGCGGGCATCATGCCCCGGGCCGCCAGCGGCGACGACAAGCTCGACCGGAAGGTCGACGTCCTGTTCGAGCGCTGGACGGCGGAGTGCGACGCCGATGGTCAGCTCGACTTCTACGGCCTGCAGACGCTGATCTGCCGCGAGATGGTCGAAGCTGGCGAGGTGCTGGTGCGCCGCCGCCTCCGGCGCGCGAGCGACGGCCTGCCTGTGCCGCTGCAGTTGCAGGTGCTGGAAGCCGACTTCCTCGACACCACGAAATCCGGCGCCATCGGTGCGGGACGGCTGGTCCAGGGGATCGAGTTCGACCCGGTCGGCAAGCGCCGGGCCTACTGGCTGCACGCCGAGCACCCGGGCGACGCCTACGGCGCCTTGCAGAACGGCCTGCAGAGCCGCCCGGTCCCCGCGACCGAGATCGCCCACGTCTACGAGAAGCAGCGCACGCAGGCGCGCGGCGTTCCCTGGGGCGCGCCGGTGATCCGCAGCTTGCGCGATCTCGACGACTACGAGGTGGCGGAACTGGTCCGCAAGAAGACCGAAGCCTGCGTCACCGCCATCGTCTTTGGCGACGACGAGGCGCAGCAGGGTATCGCGCCGTCCGTGGTCGACGCCGATGGCAACCGGGTGGAGCAGTTCGAGCCGGGGCTGATTGCCTATGCCCGCGGCGGCAAGGACATCCGGTTCAACCAGCCCTCCGCCACCGGCGGCTACGGCGAATACAAGCGGGCCAGCCTGCACACGATCTCGGCCGGGTTCCGGGTGCCATATGAATTGCTGACCGGCGATCTCAGCCAGGTCAACTATTCTTCGATCCGCGCGGGGCTCGTGGAGTTCCGCCGCCAGATCGACGCGGTGCAGTGGCAGCTGTTCATCCCGATGTTCTGCGCGCCGGTCTGGCGATGGTTCACCGAGGCCGCGTGGGCGGCGGGGCAGATCCCGTCTCCGACCGTGCCGGTCGAATGGTCGCCGCCGAAGTTCGAGGCGGTCGATCCGCAGAAGGACGCGATGGCAAACCTGCTGTCGATCCGCTCGGGCACCATGACGCTGGCCGAGGTGATCGCGAAACAGGGCCGCAACCCGGACGCCGTGCTGGCCGAGATCGCCGCGACGAACGCTAAGCTCGACGCCCTCGGCCTCGTGCTCGACAGCGACCCGCGCCGCGTCACCAAGACCGGCAGTGCGCAGAGCAGCGATCCGGCGACCGATCCCGCCGCCGAAGCGGATGAAACCGATCCGGCGCAGGCCGACCAACAGGACTGACCTTCATGGACACGATGATCGAACTGCCGGCCATGCGCCGGTCGGCGGAGCTTGCGCCGAACACGGCCGACACTGACGCCCGCACCGTCGAGGTGGTCTGGTCGGCCGGGGCCCGCGTCCGCCGCGCCACGTTCTTCGGCGAGCCCTATGACGAGGAGCTGAGCCTCGATCCCGCCCATGTCCGGCTCGACCGGCTGAACGCGGGTGCGCCGTTCCTGAAGGTGCACGAGCTCGACACCCTCGACGCGGTGATCGGCTCGGTCGTGCCGGGCTCGGCCCGGATCGAGAACGGTCGCGGCATCGCCTTGGTCCGGATCAGCGAGCGTGCCGATGTCGAGCCGATCTGGCGCGACATCCAGGCGGGGCACATCCGCGCCGTCTCCATCGGCTACCAGGTCCACCGGTTTGATATCTCGAAGCCTGATGGCGCCCGCGAGCTCTGGCGCGCGGTGGACTGGACGCCCTTCGAGGTCTCCGCCGTCGCGGTCGGAGCCGACCCAGCAGCGGGCTTCCGCGCCCAGCACCCCCTTCACGACTGCGTCCTCCACCGCCGGGACGCCCCTTCCACCACGAAAGGACCGATCCCGATGACGGACACGACCCAGACCCCGGCGAGCGACGCCGCAACCCCCGCCAACACCCAGCCGACCGCGCCGGTCGAAACCGAGGACACCCCCATGACCGAGCCGAAACCGGCTGCGCCCGACCCGAAGGTCGCGGCCAGCGAGACGCGCAGCCAGAAGACGCAGGTAACTCCCGCGCCCGATACCGAAGTGGTCGCCACCCGCGCCCGCGAGGCCGAGCGCGACCGCGTCTCCACCATTTACGATCTGGCCGGGCGGCTGAACCTCGAGCGCGGCTTCGCCGAGGATCTGGTCAAGCGCGGCGTCAGCGTGGACGAGTCCCGCCGACTGATCCTCGATCAGGTCGCCGCCAAGTCCGACGAGACCCGGACCTTCGGCCATGTTTCCGTCCCGCTCGGCGGCCGGGACGAGCGCATCACCCGCCGCGACGCGGTGGCGAACGCGCTCCTGCACCGCTACAGCCCCACGCTGTTCCAGCTAGAGGACGCCGCGCGCCAGTATCGCGGCATGACGCTGCTGGAACTCGCCCGCGAAAGCCTCGGCAATGCCGGGGTGAACACGCGCGGCCTGTCGCGCGACGAGGTGGCGACGCGGGCGCTGCACTCGACCTCGGACTTCCCCGAGATCCTCTCTGCGGTCACCAACAAGACCCTGCGGCAAGCCTACGAGGCCTATCCCCGCACGTTCATGCTGTTCTGCCGCCAGGTTCTGGCCACCGACTTCAAGGCGATGCATCGGGTCCAGCTCGGCGAAGCCCCGCAGCTGCTGGAGGTCGGCGAGAGCGGCGAGTTCAAGCGCGGCACGCTGGGCGAGAGCAAGGAGAGCTACAAGGTCAAGACCTATGGCCGGGTGGTCGCGATCACCCGCCAGACGCTGATCAACGACGATCTCGACGCCTTCACCCGGATCCCGGCGATGTACGGCAACTCCATCGCGCAGCTGGAGTCGGACGTGGTCTGGAGCATCATCACCGCCAACCCGGCGATGGCCGACGGCAACGCGCTCTTCCACACCACCCACAAGAACCTCGCGGGCACCGGTACGGCGCTCGATGTGAGCAGCGTGGGCGCGGCGCGCGCCGCGATGGCCAAGCAGACCGGCCTCGACAAGAAGACGGTGCTGAACGTCCGCCCCGCCTTCCTGATCGTGCCCGCCTCGCTGGAACTGAAGGCCGAACAGCTGGTCGCCCAGAACCTCGTGCCCGCCGCGACGTCCAGCGTGGTGCCGCAGTCGATCCGCACGCTCGCGCCGATCAGCGAGCCCCGGCTCGACGCCGCCAGCGAGACCGCCTGGTATCTGGCGGCCAGCCCCAACCAGATCGACACCATCGAATACGCCTATCTCGAGGGTCAGCAGGGCGCCTACATTGAGACGCGCAATGGCTTCGACGTCGACGGCGTCGAGATCAAGTGCCGCCTCGACTTCGGCGCCAAGGCGATCGACTGGCGCGGCCTCTACAAGAACCCGGGCGCGTAAGGCGCACTCCGTCCTGAACCCTTACACAGGGGCGGTCCTGACGGGCCGCCCTTCGTCTTTCCACGAGGATCACCCCCATGAAAAACTTCGTCCAGCCCGGCAACACCATCACCCTGACCGCGCCCTATGCCGTCGCCTCCGGCGATGGCCTGCTCGTCGGCACCATCTTCGGCGTCGCCGCGGGCGCCGCCGCCCTCGGCGAGCCCGTCGAGAGCGCGCTCGTCGGCGTGTTCGATATCAACAAGGTCGGCTCCCAGGCCTGGACCGTCGGCGCCAAGATCTATTGGGACGACGCCAACAAGCGCTGCACGACCGTGGCAACCGACAACACGCTCATCGGCGTGGCGACCGAGGCGGTGGCGAGCGGCGCGGGCGACACCGTTGGCCGGGTACGGCTGAACGCGACGTTCTGATGAGCGCCTTCGCCGCCGCCGTGGGCGCGCTCTTTGCCGATCCGAACATCGGCCGGGACGCGGTCTACATCGCCGACGGTGGCGCGCCTGTGCTTGTGCGGGTCGTTGCCCGGCGCGCGGATGCCGTCTCCGA from Georhizobium profundi includes these protein-coding regions:
- a CDS encoding phage terminase large subunit family protein, which produces MYAPTSTNSPRSGPTSGDDDAPTDFDGAGEILRAWGNGLRPDPDLTVSEWADRHRMLSGRASAEPGRYRTVRTPYMREIMDRLSPGDPTQRIVFMKAAQVGATEAGNNWIGFAIHQAPGPMLAVQPTVELAKRNSRQRIDPLIEESPDLRERVKPARSRDAGNTMLSKEFAGGILIMTGANSAVGLRSTPARYIFLDEVDAYPASADEEGDPVTLAEARSLTFAHRRKVLLVSTPTIRGLSRIEREYEASDQRRFFVPCPHCGAMQWLKFDRLRWQKGRPETAEYHCEGCETPIAEHHKTAMLESGEWRATATAANPTTVGYHLSALYSPIGWLSWERIVRSWEAAQGSDEAIKAFRNTILGETWVETGEAPDWQRLYDRRERWTSGTVPAGGLFLTAGADVQKDRIEVDIWAWGRRLESWLVDHVVIEGGPDRHDAWSELTALLDKSWPHERGAHLRIARLAIDTGYEATAVYSWSRAQGFAQVSPVKGVEGFNRSSPVSGPTFVDATGGGKRLRRGARLWTVAVSTFKAETYRFLRLERPTEEERAEGAGFAPGTIHLPTWVESEWLKQVVAEQLVTVRTKRGFARLEWQKLGERNEALDCRVYARAAAWIAGADRWTEEKWRDLEDQLGAAPYGDTDPAGQIHRRGQAPQGKRRSDWLGRREGWF
- a CDS encoding phage head-tail joining protein gives rise to the protein MTDWTQTELSALRRAYASGTTRVSYDGKSVDYGSAEDLLARIRTIERAIAGTTRPLPVAGFAGFSRGDR
- a CDS encoding phage portal protein; this encodes MSTNWFDRAIASVAPRAAAKRVLARQAFETLTRGYDGAAKGRRTDGWRAPGSSADTEIGVAGALLRDRMRDLVRNNPHAAKAVAVLVNNIIGAGIMPRAASGDDKLDRKVDVLFERWTAECDADGQLDFYGLQTLICREMVEAGEVLVRRRLRRASDGLPVPLQLQVLEADFLDTTKSGAIGAGRLVQGIEFDPVGKRRAYWLHAEHPGDAYGALQNGLQSRPVPATEIAHVYEKQRTQARGVPWGAPVIRSLRDLDDYEVAELVRKKTEACVTAIVFGDDEAQQGIAPSVVDADGNRVEQFEPGLIAYARGGKDIRFNQPSATGGYGEYKRASLHTISAGFRVPYELLTGDLSQVNYSSIRAGLVEFRRQIDAVQWQLFIPMFCAPVWRWFTEAAWAAGQIPSPTVPVEWSPPKFEAVDPQKDAMANLLSIRSGTMTLAEVIAKQGRNPDAVLAEIAATNAKLDALGLVLDSDPRRVTKTGSAQSSDPATDPAAEADETDPAQADQQD
- a CDS encoding prohead protease/major capsid protein fusion protein, with the translated sequence MDTMIELPAMRRSAELAPNTADTDARTVEVVWSAGARVRRATFFGEPYDEELSLDPAHVRLDRLNAGAPFLKVHELDTLDAVIGSVVPGSARIENGRGIALVRISERADVEPIWRDIQAGHIRAVSIGYQVHRFDISKPDGARELWRAVDWTPFEVSAVAVGADPAAGFRAQHPLHDCVLHRRDAPSTTKGPIPMTDTTQTPASDAATPANTQPTAPVETEDTPMTEPKPAAPDPKVAASETRSQKTQVTPAPDTEVVATRAREAERDRVSTIYDLAGRLNLERGFAEDLVKRGVSVDESRRLILDQVAAKSDETRTFGHVSVPLGGRDERITRRDAVANALLHRYSPTLFQLEDAARQYRGMTLLELARESLGNAGVNTRGLSRDEVATRALHSTSDFPEILSAVTNKTLRQAYEAYPRTFMLFCRQVLATDFKAMHRVQLGEAPQLLEVGESGEFKRGTLGESKESYKVKTYGRVVAITRQTLINDDLDAFTRIPAMYGNSIAQLESDVVWSIITANPAMADGNALFHTTHKNLAGTGTALDVSSVGAARAAMAKQTGLDKKTVLNVRPAFLIVPASLELKAEQLVAQNLVPAATSSVVPQSIRTLAPISEPRLDAASETAWYLAASPNQIDTIEYAYLEGQQGAYIETRNGFDVDGVEIKCRLDFGAKAIDWRGLYKNPGA
- a CDS encoding DUF2190 family protein, whose amino-acid sequence is MKNFVQPGNTITLTAPYAVASGDGLLVGTIFGVAAGAAALGEPVESALVGVFDINKVGSQAWTVGAKIYWDDANKRCTTVATDNTLIGVATEAVASGAGDTVGRVRLNATF